Below is a genomic region from Sorghum bicolor cultivar BTx623 chromosome 9, Sorghum_bicolor_NCBIv3, whole genome shotgun sequence.
cgagtgagaaggttctcgtTTCACTGTGCTGCTGGACAGTGCAGAGCGCACTTTCCCAACAATCGGGTTGACTGATCCGTAGTAAATCAGTTCAGTGTAGGCCTCGTTCGGCATATGGCTGTAAACAACTTCACCTCCTTGCTTCGATATGATGTAATCGATGTGTGAAGGAGCTAGAGCCGATAAAACATTAAAATTGCTTTGTCAACGTCGTCTAGTTTATTTTAAAAGTAGTGATTAAAGCAGCTCATAAGTACAGTGCAAGATCCAGAGCGAAAGCTGACCGGAGTTTCTTCAAACGCGCGATAGTTTCTCCTGACCTCACTCCCCGTCCGACTAAACCAGCTAGCAGGCTGCACCCATGTTAGCCAACACTACTGACACTCGCGCCTGTACCCATGCATGCGAGACACGTACTCGTCCCCTCCGTCTTCCTCTTCGTCGTCGCCCTTCTGCTGCCCTCGCCTGGGTGGCCACGGTCGTCCAAGCTCTTCTTCCCGTCTTGGCTGCCTCCTCCGGTCAACAGACGTGAGCACGACAGCGCCGCCGGCGGCCACCACCCGTGCGACTATTCAGACGGACGATGGGTGAGGTACGACGACGCTGCTGCCGACGCGACGACCTACACGGAGGACTGCCGGTTCCTCGATCCCGGCTTCCGGTGCACACGGAACGGCCGCAGCGACTCGTCCTTCCGACACTGGCGCTGGCAACCTCGTCGCTGCGACCTCCCTAAGTAGGTATCTCCCCCACCATGCATttcgtcatcttcttcttgatcgATTTCAATGGTTTAAGCaagttgtttatatatatatatcaggtTCAACGCGACGGACATGCTGGAGAGGAGCCGGAACGGTAGGATCGTGTTCGCCGGGGACTCGATCGGCCGGAACCAGTGGGAGTCCATGGTGTGcatgctcgccgccgccgtgccgccggcGGGCAGAGTGTACGAGCAGTCCGGGAAACCGATCAGCCGGCACAGGGGCTACCTCGCCATGGTTTTCGCCGACTACAACCTCTCCGTCGAGTACTACCGCGCGCCGATGATCGTGATGGTCGACCGCTTCCGCCCGGCAAACGCGACGAcaagtggcggcggcggcggcggcggcgtgaggGGAGCCGTCCGCCTGGACGTGATGCCACGGCACGCGGACCGGTGGGCCGGCGCCGATGTGCTCGTGCTCAACACCGGTCACTGGTGGAACCACCACAAAACCGTCAAGGCGTACGTATATACATGACATTGTTATCTTGGGTGCTGATCAGACACTAATTTCGGGTTGTCGTGCGTGTGGCTCATGATGAGCAGAGGAAAATATTTCATGGTTCGCGACCGCTTGAACAAAACCATGAACATCAAGGAAGCTTTTCGACTGTCTCTGCAAACGGTGAAAGATTGGGAATTGAGCAGTGCCCGATTTTCCAAAAGCTATTTCTTCTTCAGGAGTTATTCGCCCTCGCATTATAGGTTAGTACGTAAGTGGTTTTGCTTGCATTGTGGTAAATAGAACTGTGGCTAAACCCACACTTTCTAGTAGTaaccatgtttttttttctccacCTGAAAATGGCAGCAATGGCACCTGGGACATTGGTGGTTCGTGCGCCGGCCAGCGAGAACCACTGACCACTAATGTCCACATTTTTGGtgaggagaactcatggatGAACGCGATGATTGCCAAGATGATGAATGGTATCAAGAGCCACGGAAGGAATAATGCGAGGTTTCTGAACATTACTTACATGACGGAGCTCAGACCGGATGGCCACCCGTCAGGGCACCGGGAGCCGGGAACGCCGCCGGACGCGCCGGAGGACTGCAGCCACTGGTGCCTCCCGGGCGTGCCGGACGTTTGGAATCAGGTCCTCTACGCACACCTCTTGTCCACAGGGTATGACACACGCAAGAACAAGAGATAATTAGTCGTATTGGTACATGGGTAGATTAGTTGTACCGGGTTTCCTCAACTGAAATAGGCTCCTTTGTACTACTACAGTTACTTAGTTTTATAATGACTTTGGATATAACATTCACAAATttccctcttaatgaaaaactTGCGTCCTgggtgaaaaaaaaatatatctttCACTATTAGTTTTGTGCTGGTATGGTATACATTCTCTTTGCAAACTGCCCCAATATATATTTACAGATCACGAAGTGTATCAGTAAAACATACAAAAAAATCCTCATAGAAAAACTACAGAAGAATTTCTTATGAATTAtttaattaaggccttgtttagtttaccctaaaaaccaaaatcttttcaagattctccgttacattgaatcttgcggcacatgcatgaaacattaaatatagacgaaaattaaaactaattacacaatttgtcggtaaatcacgagacgaattttttgaccctagttagggggtgtttgggactgctccacaaactccatcagctccacaaaaaactggagtttgtggagtacctctttaggtgctctcacaactccacccttttttTCTCGAAGTGAGTTTGTGGAGcggaaaccgtttggctaaaaaatatagggcggagctgaaaaacgtggagcagagcagtcccaaacacccccttagtttatgattggacaatatttgccacaaacaaacgaaagtgctacagtagcgaaatccaaaaagttttcacatctaaacaaggcctaaaagcaAAGTATATAATGCACCGAGATGTATTGGTATTTTAGATTAAAGTTTGCAGATTACACGAACGTGCGTGTACTCCACGCGTATCTCAGCGAGTTATGTTTCATGTGGTTGAACTTATTCAATGGGTTTAAGTTCATGAATTAACATATGTGTTTGCATTTTCTTAGATTTattctatggctaaatattttgaTGATAAACAATGTTACTATAGACACTGAGAGTTGAATGTTTTGATGGAAGGTGATGTAACTGTCAATAATGATATTTGCATTTTTCTTAAATTTATTTTATGCTTCAATGTTTTAAGGTTGGTGGGGTTACGATTGAAAATAATACATGTCTTTGGAAGGTGCTCATATGTAAGTATCCATGCATTCCACATCAAGACAAGGATATAGGATGTGAGGTTGTCTCTAACAGGAGACTCATCACGTCGTCACATCCGTGACCCTCAAGGGCTGCTGCTGCTTGTTCTCGGACGACGTTGGTCCATCCCCGTCCAAGTTGCAGCGCGTCCCTTCTCCCAAACCCGTCGGCCCGGACAACCACTGATTCAAACTCCAATCGAGCCCAACAAATAAAGTTGTTGTGGATCCATATGAAGGCAGATGATGCACCTTGATGTCTGGAAGCCTTGACGTGAGGAGAACTGGTTGCTCTATCTCGACCGGAGAAAATGATAAATCTTTGTATAGTTGATATTATTGTTATTGGTTCCTATCAATTTTTGTATCTGAACTGTGAAATTCATACTCTATTCTTTTTTTCTATTTGTTTGATGTTCTGTGTTTCGGGGGTAGGGATCCCATCAGGGCTGGATTCCCCGTGCGGGGATGGGGACAGGGATAAATGTGTATCCGCTAGccgggacggggacggggagcgAGGGATTTTTAGAGAAGCAGGAGCAAAACGTTCAGCATATCCCCGATGGGGATGGCCTCGTTGTCATCTTGAATTAACGGGCATGTCTCCTAAAAGCCTTTGCGTATTATGGTAAATAATTAAGAGTTATTTGAATGGAATAAAAGTTAAAAACTCATATAGGTGGAACAATACCAACGGCTAAAAAatactctttttatttttaattgtAAGTTGCTAGACGGGAGCAGCCAAGCATCTGCTACCAGGCGAACGTAGGGCGCACTCACACACACATCAATTTCGAATAAAGCCACTGCCATTACCGTTGTCAAACggtttcttcaaaaaaaaaaaattggcgtTGTCAAATCGGAAGGTGTTCCACACGTTTGCTTTTATGTGGCTCCTGAGTGTGTCAATTAATTATGGGTAACTATTTAATTACTCAGTCTAGCACACACTATCTGGAACACTAGAGTTTATAGCAAATgaatactctctccatcctaaAATAATTGACGCTTTTGACTCTTAGACTTCTTATTTGATCATTTATCTTATTTAAACTTTttgtaaaatatattttttataacttattttattattGGAAATACTTTAATAatgacttatttatttattatttacataaaaaattgaATAAGACATAcgaatagaaaaataaaaaaattgaaagTAAAAACATCACTTATTTTAGGACGAAGAGAGCAGATGAAACTACTGCTTATAGAGTGCAAACGAACTCATATGCTCCCTTGACGAGATTCGTGAGACCACGTAACCAATCAGGGATGAAGCTACTAATTGGCAATACAATAATTTTTATGCACTTTTGAAATGAAAGAAAAAGGAAGGATTTTTTATGATCATTATTTCTTGCCACTGTCATATCATGAAAACGTTTAGATTTGGAACAGGGAGATATGGCTGAGTGGACGACTAGCCAGTCTCAAAACAAAAGAGTTCTTTTCACACTAGCTGGCTGGGTTGAGAAAGTAAGGAAAGTAAAGCCTGATAATTATGTGGGAAGGACGGATTTGAAATTTCCACTAGTACATATTTCTAAAGGCATTTTTTTTAACCATCGGGCGCTAGGGGCCAGTATAAATAAATCTTCTACGTGGTCAGCAAAATTCAAATCTGAGACCTCACCCTCGTGCatagcctcctctaccactccaccaaTCACTGTCTATATTAGATTTTAGTTCcacacatattatcctaaatcaagcatacattgattgtttgaggccctaaatggattcaaatgaaaaagttgtcaagtacaaagtttcataactttttaagatctacgacttttatattgttattttctccatttgaggtcatttacaaaatttgaatttcaaatttaagaaattcaaacgtagttttcgatgacaaggtgatctcaaatgaaaaaattatcaattacaaagtttcataactttttgagatctacaacttttattttggcagttttttcaaacgaggtcatttgaatagcttaaaaaaatcaatttcaaattatttctacaggcggttttcttaataaaccgcctgtagaaatatgatttttagtggGCGGTTCCttaggagaaccgcctgtagaaatacatgatttctacatgcggttttCTTAGGAAAACCGTCTGTGAAATCAAAAAAATGCATCATTTCTAGTGACGGAgtgaaaattgattttcataGGCGGTTTTTGAGTCGGGCAAGCCGATTTCTTTCCACTGATGTTCTTTAATTGAAACCACTTGTAaaaattatgctccaccgccaaGATAGAGTTTTTTTGTACTAGTGTTCTTTTTCCTTCCTTTTTACGCCACCTCCACCCACTAGTCTTGCAAAAAAAATGTGTTGATCTTGGTAATTAAACATATACTTACTAAGACCATACGTTGTAATTATCTCTCTCTTTTGATAAAAAAAGTGATTAGGCATAGCCGAGAAAAAAGGCTAGTAGCGTTTATACCCATAGCCTACCATTGCAACTATCAC
It encodes:
- the LOC8077932 gene encoding protein trichome birefringence-like 8, with protein sequence MHARHVLVPSVFLFVVALLLPSPGWPRSSKLFFPSWLPPPVNRREHDSAAGGHHPCDYSDGRWVRYDDAAADATTYTEDCRFLDPGFRCTRNGRSDSSFRHWRWQPRRCDLPKFNATDMLERSRNGRIVFAGDSIGRNQWESMVCMLAAAVPPAGRVYEQSGKPISRHRGYLAMVFADYNLSVEYYRAPMIVMVDRFRPANATTTVRLDVMPRHADRWAGADVLVLNTGHWWNHHKTVKAGKYFMVRDRLNKTMNIKEAFRLSLQTVKDWELSSARFSKSYFFFRSYSPSHYSNGTWDIGGSCAGQREPLTTNVHIFGEENSWMNAMIAKMMNGIKSHGRNNARFLNITYMTELRPDGHPSGHREPGTPPDAPEDCSHWCLPGVPDVWNQVLYAHLLSTGYDTRKNKR